In Nitrosopumilaceae archaeon, the following proteins share a genomic window:
- a CDS encoding methyltransferase domain-containing protein, protein MSSTFNPIEYKINTRANWNTVASQYHNNWANSDAGPFKSTKELVKAAEIKPSDSVLDVACGTGVVSKEISRLLGNSGNLVGIDISRIALGIAQKSIQFKNTDFIEMDAENLGFHVNFDKIVCQYGLMFFPDVYKVLKSIRNIMKKDGRIAIAVHGTQSGVPYFSCIMNSILHHIPDIRVKGTPTVHRFGDPEDLKNEIGTVGFVDIKIMKFTFAYHIGNFEEYWTDYMNSTANSIWQKIKTKGIEIVDAIKKEAEQNTSQFIKNEKIEFPWDVLIATASR, encoded by the coding sequence ATGAGTTCAACGTTTAATCCAATTGAATACAAAATCAATACTAGAGCAAATTGGAATACTGTTGCGTCCCAATATCATAATAATTGGGCAAATAGTGATGCTGGACCTTTTAAATCTACAAAAGAATTGGTAAAAGCTGCAGAAATCAAACCTAGTGATTCTGTATTAGATGTAGCATGTGGAACTGGTGTAGTTTCAAAAGAAATTTCACGCCTACTTGGGAATTCAGGAAATCTTGTTGGAATAGATATCTCACGAATAGCGTTAGGTATTGCACAAAAATCAATTCAATTTAAAAATACAGATTTTATTGAGATGGATGCAGAAAATCTTGGCTTTCATGTAAATTTTGACAAAATAGTTTGTCAGTATGGTTTGATGTTTTTTCCAGATGTATACAAAGTACTAAAATCAATTAGAAATATTATGAAAAAAGATGGCAGAATAGCAATAGCAGTTCATGGAACACAGTCAGGTGTACCATATTTTAGTTGTATAATGAATTCAATTCTACACCATATTCCAGACATAAGAGTAAAAGGAACTCCAACGGTTCACAGATTTGGTGATCCGGAAGATTTGAAAAATGAAATAGGCACAGTAGGATTTGTAGATATAAAAATAATGAAATTCACTTTTGCTTATCATATAGGCAACTTTGAGGAATATTGGACAGATTACATGAATTCTACCGCAAATTCAATTTGGCAAAAAATTAAAACTAAGGGAATTGAAATAGTTGATGCAATAAAAAAAGAAGCAGAGCAAAACACTTCTCAATTTATTAAA
- a CDS encoding phosphoribosylformylglycinamidine synthase subunit PurS → MTFFKVNVTIENKPEISDPEGDTILNDLVLKDHNVSVKKVRSAKTLKFDVDAKNRKIAEKIVMDLCNEFRIYNPLVSKVSVESFDA, encoded by the coding sequence ATGACATTTTTCAAAGTGAATGTGACAATAGAAAATAAACCAGAAATAAGTGATCCTGAAGGCGATACTATATTAAATGACTTGGTTCTAAAAGATCATAACGTTTCTGTGAAAAAGGTTCGCTCTGCAAAGACACTCAAATTTGATGTAGATGCAAAAAACCGAAAGATTGCTGAAAAAATTGTAATGGATTTATGTAATGAATTTAGAATTTATAATCCACTTGTAAGTAAAGTATCTGTTGAAAGTTTTGATGCCTAA
- a CDS encoding CBS domain-containing protein: protein MGQVRDIMVRNVITIEHDKTAKDVAFLLAEKEISSLVVIKDGTPIGLVTERDLARKVSTSDRKSSDVPLSEIMSHNFRWVEPMTPIEDAVQKMINKNIRRLLVLENGNLVGIITETDLAKYLRSKLLIDGALEDTTALNRKVVKSS, encoded by the coding sequence ATGGGTCAAGTACGTGACATCATGGTACGTAACGTGATTACCATAGAACATGACAAGACTGCAAAAGATGTCGCATTTTTACTTGCAGAAAAAGAAATCAGCTCCCTTGTAGTTATAAAAGACGGCACCCCGATAGGATTGGTTACAGAAAGAGACCTTGCTCGTAAAGTCTCAACTTCAGATAGGAAAAGTTCAGACGTGCCTCTCTCTGAAATAATGTCACATAATTTTCGATGGGTAGAACCTATGACTCCAATAGAGGATGCAGTTCAAAAAATGATTAATAAAAATATTCGTAGACTCCTTGTTCTTGAGAATGGGAATCTTGTTGGAATCATAACTGAAACAGACTTGGCAAAATACTTACGAAGTAAACTGTTGATAGATGGGGCCCTTGAGGATACCACTGCCCTTAACCGTAAGGTAGTAAAAAGTAGTTAG
- the purQ gene encoding phosphoribosylformylglycinamidine synthase subunit PurQ produces the protein MKVAVIVFPGSNCDRDMHHVLSDVFKLKTELVWHTDELPKNIDAVVLPGGFSYGDRLRAGVIAAHSPVISDIKKMAEKGMPILGVCNGFQILVEAELLPGALLKNTSLTFMCKWTEIIVKNNRTPFTNKLKLNQRIPIAIANGEGRYYADKETLKSLKKNNQIVFTYGEEVNGASLDIAGLCNKQGNVVGMMPHPERSAESIINPKNSKPASLIFESLLNTLGVAQ, from the coding sequence GTGAAAGTTGCTGTTATTGTATTTCCAGGAAGTAACTGCGATCGGGATATGCATCATGTACTTTCAGACGTCTTTAAATTAAAAACAGAACTTGTTTGGCATACTGATGAACTTCCAAAAAATATAGATGCGGTAGTTCTTCCAGGAGGTTTTTCATATGGTGATAGACTTCGTGCTGGAGTTATTGCAGCTCACAGTCCTGTAATTTCTGACATTAAAAAAATGGCAGAAAAAGGGATGCCGATTCTGGGCGTTTGTAACGGATTTCAAATTCTAGTAGAGGCAGAACTTTTACCGGGAGCACTTCTTAAAAATACATCACTTACATTCATGTGTAAATGGACTGAGATTATAGTAAAAAATAACAGGACTCCATTTACCAATAAATTAAAACTAAATCAAAGAATTCCTATTGCAATTGCTAATGGAGAAGGTAGGTATTATGCTGACAAGGAGACACTAAAATCATTAAAGAAAAACAATCAGATTGTTTTTACATATGGTGAGGAAGTAAATGGGGCCTCGCTTGATATTGCTGGATTATGCAATAAACAAGGTAATGTCGTTGGCATGATGCCACATCCTGAAAGATCTGCAGAATCTATTATTAATCCAAAGAATTCAAAACCGGCTTCATTAATTTTTGAATCCCTGTTGAATACATTGGGTGTAGCACAATGA
- the purL gene encoding phosphoribosylformylglycinamidine synthase subunit PurL, with protein sequence MSLTPQEHVFLEKKIGRKPSPVELQIIAAEWSEHCSYKSSKKHLKLLPRDGNRVISGPGYDSGVLDVGDGYVVTVHIESHNHPSAVEPYGGAATGVGGVIRDILSAGTRPIAILDGLRFGDIEKDSHARWLFKNVVRGIADYGNCLGIPTIGGEIEFDKCFTNYALVDVAAIGFGKKEKLIKNRADKDDFVVLIGGSTGRDGIGGSQFASDKLESENRSAVQIPDPFIEKLVIEAILEARDQHCIKAMKDLGGGGLSCAISETSDALSVGIEMDVARIHKREASMSPTELMVSESQERMLVITDRQKLPILKKICEKFKVPYSVIGKVKEDRMMQVRVETNTIANLPSSVIANAPLLDRSASKPKYLKKIREIKKPNTPKNLTGTLLQMLTNPNIASKIWVYGQYDHEVGIRTVIKPGCDASVLRLDNGKFLSVKIDGNSKQCYIDPRQGAIGCFEEACRNVVCTGATPIGMVDHLQFGNPEDPEIFWTFKESLEGISEFAKYFEIPCVGGKVSFYNETDNGPIKPTPLIGVLGLIDKKPLLAQKIANNDMLVIVGETKDELGGSEYYEYVHDIIGGKSPTVDMKYSKLNQQIVLELINQELINSAHDCSKGGLAVAVSELCITNNMGCVVSIDKIPGQKLKPDEILFSESHSRYLLVIDPKNSDKIKSLLKQKNVSYAFIGKFSGSGIIFRNKTKTIINLRIDKAQDKWLNSLESLITHG encoded by the coding sequence ATGAGTCTCACTCCACAAGAACATGTTTTTCTTGAAAAGAAAATTGGTCGTAAACCTAGTCCTGTAGAATTACAGATTATTGCAGCAGAATGGTCAGAACACTGCTCATACAAATCATCAAAAAAACATTTGAAACTTTTGCCTAGAGATGGAAATAGAGTAATCTCTGGTCCAGGTTATGACTCAGGGGTTCTAGATGTTGGTGATGGTTATGTTGTAACAGTACACATTGAAAGTCACAATCATCCTTCTGCTGTTGAACCCTATGGTGGTGCGGCTACTGGTGTAGGTGGTGTTATCCGTGATATTTTATCTGCAGGAACAAGGCCAATTGCAATACTTGATGGTTTACGATTTGGTGACATTGAAAAAGATTCTCATGCAAGATGGCTTTTCAAAAATGTAGTGCGTGGAATTGCAGACTATGGTAACTGCCTTGGGATTCCAACAATTGGCGGTGAAATTGAATTTGATAAGTGTTTTACAAACTATGCACTTGTTGATGTCGCAGCTATTGGATTTGGTAAAAAAGAAAAACTCATAAAAAATAGAGCAGATAAAGACGACTTTGTTGTTTTAATTGGAGGTTCTACTGGGCGTGATGGAATTGGCGGCTCACAATTTGCATCAGATAAGCTAGAATCAGAAAACCGTTCAGCAGTTCAAATACCAGATCCATTTATAGAAAAATTGGTTATAGAAGCAATACTTGAAGCAAGAGATCAACACTGCATAAAAGCAATGAAAGACTTGGGTGGTGGAGGTCTTTCTTGCGCTATTTCCGAAACATCTGACGCATTATCTGTTGGAATAGAGATGGACGTTGCACGTATTCACAAGAGGGAGGCTAGTATGTCCCCAACAGAGTTGATGGTTTCAGAATCACAAGAGAGAATGCTTGTCATAACGGACAGACAAAAACTTCCAATATTAAAAAAAATATGTGAAAAATTCAAAGTCCCATATTCTGTTATTGGCAAAGTAAAAGAAGATAGAATGATGCAAGTCAGAGTTGAGACAAACACAATAGCAAATCTGCCTAGTAGTGTAATTGCAAATGCGCCACTTTTAGATAGATCTGCATCAAAACCAAAATATCTAAAAAAAATCAGAGAGATAAAAAAACCAAATACCCCAAAAAACCTAACTGGAACACTTCTTCAAATGCTTACAAATCCTAACATTGCAAGCAAGATCTGGGTGTATGGGCAGTATGATCATGAAGTTGGAATAAGAACTGTAATAAAACCAGGGTGCGATGCATCTGTCCTCAGATTAGATAACGGTAAATTCCTGTCCGTAAAGATTGATGGTAATTCTAAACAATGTTACATTGATCCCCGTCAAGGCGCCATAGGGTGCTTTGAAGAGGCGTGTAGAAATGTTGTTTGTACTGGCGCTACTCCAATTGGCATGGTTGATCATTTACAGTTTGGAAATCCAGAGGACCCTGAAATTTTTTGGACATTTAAAGAATCATTAGAGGGAATATCAGAATTTGCAAAATATTTTGAAATTCCATGTGTTGGAGGCAAGGTTAGTTTTTACAATGAAACAGACAACGGTCCAATAAAGCCTACTCCGTTGATTGGGGTTCTTGGGTTGATAGATAAAAAACCATTACTTGCACAAAAAATTGCAAATAACGACATGCTTGTTATTGTAGGAGAAACAAAAGATGAACTTGGTGGTTCAGAATATTATGAATATGTCCATGATATCATTGGTGGAAAATCTCCAACAGTAGATATGAAATATTCCAAACTAAATCAACAAATCGTATTGGAACTGATAAATCAAGAATTGATAAATTCTGCTCATGACTGTTCAAAAGGCGGTCTTGCAGTGGCGGTATCTGAACTATGTATTACAAATAATATGGGCTGTGTGGTATCAATAGATAAAATACCCGGCCAAAAACTAAAACCTGACGAGATTTTATTTTCTGAATCTCATTCTCGTTATCTGTTGGTTATAGACCCAAAGAACTCTGATAAAATAAAATCTCTATTAAAACAAAAAAATGTCTCATATGCGTTCATTGGTAAATTTTCTGGTTCTGGTATAATATTTAGAAACAAAACAAAAACAATTATCAATCTAAGGATTGATAAGGCACAAGACAAATGGCTAAACTCATTGGAGTCGCTGATTACTCATGGTTAA
- the purF gene encoding amidophosphoribosyltransferase, which translates to MVKENCGVVGIFSLDGANVIPMIIDSLRALQHRGQEAWGVAVPKKQPYKQLGLVSSAVSEFDKVTREYASPAAIGHVRYSTMGGSNLENAQPLKVKDLCIAHNGTISNVEELSGMVGGCTFTPQNASDTLIAAKRLVSLMSENGKLGNALSILKNEMVGSFCFTFVSDDNAVYAARDPKGFRPMVVGFRKDTNTYIVASESAALAAVGAQLIRDVKPGELIKISNAGLESEMFSEEKKPAHCSFEFTYFAHPSSVMEGSNIYMVRKKIGQYLARKFPIKDADIVIPVPDSARPAALGYAQELGIQFEEGLLKDRYSRKGPLRSFIEPHQSDRVEINRWIIPITQVIDGKHVVVVDDSLVRGTSSKAIIKALRRAGAKKISMVITFPPIKYPCYAGIDFPSQEELVTFFDKSGEYSEEEMVEKVRQVVGADFLGYNDAKNLANAIGIDTNSMCFTCSTGDYSPLGIKPIFKSRAEIKGE; encoded by the coding sequence ATGGTTAAGGAAAACTGTGGAGTTGTAGGCATCTTCAGTCTTGATGGTGCAAATGTTATTCCGATGATAATTGATTCTCTAAGAGCACTTCAACATAGAGGACAAGAAGCATGGGGGGTAGCGGTTCCAAAAAAACAACCATACAAACAGCTTGGATTGGTATCCTCTGCAGTTTCAGAATTTGACAAAGTTACAAGAGAGTATGCATCTCCTGCTGCAATCGGTCACGTAAGATACTCTACTATGGGAGGAAGTAATTTGGAAAATGCTCAGCCATTAAAGGTAAAAGATCTTTGTATTGCACATAATGGTACAATATCAAACGTTGAAGAATTATCAGGAATGGTAGGAGGATGTACTTTTACACCACAAAATGCTAGTGATACGTTGATTGCTGCTAAGCGATTGGTCTCACTCATGTCAGAAAACGGTAAGCTTGGTAATGCATTATCAATTTTAAAAAATGAAATGGTAGGATCTTTTTGTTTTACTTTTGTATCTGATGACAATGCAGTATATGCAGCTCGTGATCCAAAAGGATTTAGACCAATGGTTGTTGGCTTTAGAAAAGATACTAATACATATATTGTAGCTTCAGAATCTGCTGCACTTGCAGCGGTTGGAGCACAACTAATTCGTGATGTAAAGCCAGGTGAGCTGATAAAAATTAGTAATGCTGGTTTAGAGTCTGAAATGTTTTCTGAAGAAAAAAAACCGGCTCATTGTTCGTTTGAGTTCACCTATTTTGCACATCCCTCTAGCGTTATGGAAGGTTCTAATATTTACATGGTAAGAAAAAAAATCGGACAGTATCTAGCAAGAAAGTTTCCAATTAAAGATGCAGATATAGTAATTCCTGTACCTGATTCAGCAAGACCTGCAGCACTAGGATATGCTCAGGAGTTGGGAATTCAATTTGAAGAAGGTTTGTTAAAAGATAGATACAGTAGAAAGGGGCCATTACGAAGTTTTATTGAACCGCATCAAAGTGATAGAGTAGAAATAAACCGTTGGATAATACCGATTACCCAAGTTATTGATGGTAAACACGTAGTTGTAGTTGACGACAGTCTTGTGAGAGGAACAAGCTCAAAGGCGATCATCAAGGCCTTGCGACGTGCAGGAGCAAAAAAAATTAGTATGGTAATAACATTTCCGCCAATAAAATACCCGTGTTATGCTGGAATCGATTTTCCTTCACAAGAAGAACTTGTGACGTTTTTTGATAAAAGTGGTGAATATTCTGAAGAAGAAATGGTAGAAAAAGTACGACAAGTTGTTGGTGCAGATTTCTTGGGATATAATGATGCAAAAAATTTGGCAAACGCGATTGGAATAGATACTAATTCTATGTGCTTTACTTGTTCTACTGGTGATTATTCTCCGCTTGGAATAAAACCTATCTTTAAGAGCAGAGCTGAAATTAAAGGCGAATAA
- a CDS encoding Lrp/AsnC ligand binding domain-containing protein: MELAYVLVKAKMGHEVDVMNAILKIDGVKEVLGTYGQYDIFVKVQVQTRKEIELIITKKIRRVSNVLSTTTLSVIPSQDYK; encoded by the coding sequence TTGGAATTAGCATATGTGTTGGTAAAAGCCAAAATGGGACACGAGGTAGATGTTATGAATGCCATTTTGAAAATAGATGGTGTAAAGGAGGTTCTTGGAACTTATGGTCAATACGATATCTTTGTAAAAGTTCAAGTTCAAACAAGAAAGGAGATTGAACTAATAATTACTAAAAAGATCCGTAGGGTTAGTAACGTTCTATCTACCACCACTCTTTCTGTTATACCTAGTCAAGACTATAAATAG
- the purC gene encoding phosphoribosylaminoimidazolesuccinocarboxamide synthase translates to MKFLRSGKVKDIYELDDGNLLFHFSDRVSAFDVKFPTPIPRKGEVLCKFAEFWFKKIQTPNHYVRTETKDKIVVKKMEMIPIECVVRGYFYGSLIQRWKEGQVTIPKNTDTRIAAKMPEPVFDPTTKSETHDLPITKNMAIDMGLISSKDYDWLEETSINIYKNMSKISEKAGFILADLKLEFGKSSNEILLGDSIGPDEYRMWPKVAYQVGKIQESFDKQLLRDWLATHGYQKKFEDDRNAGKAPIAPELPSELSHEMSSRYITAYERITGNSL, encoded by the coding sequence TTGAAGTTTCTTCGTTCAGGTAAGGTAAAAGACATTTATGAATTAGATGATGGAAATTTGCTTTTCCATTTTAGTGATAGGGTTTCTGCATTTGATGTAAAGTTTCCTACTCCCATTCCAAGAAAAGGAGAAGTTCTTTGCAAATTTGCTGAATTCTGGTTCAAAAAAATTCAGACACCAAATCACTATGTAAGAACAGAAACAAAAGACAAAATAGTTGTAAAAAAAATGGAAATGATTCCAATAGAATGTGTTGTTAGAGGATATTTCTATGGGAGTCTGATTCAGAGATGGAAGGAAGGTCAAGTCACAATCCCGAAAAATACTGATACTAGAATTGCGGCAAAGATGCCTGAACCTGTATTTGATCCTACAACAAAATCGGAAACACATGATCTTCCAATTACCAAAAACATGGCTATTGATATGGGTCTTATCAGCTCAAAAGATTATGATTGGTTAGAAGAAACATCTATTAATATTTACAAAAACATGTCTAAAATATCAGAAAAAGCTGGATTCATCTTAGCTGATTTGAAATTAGAATTTGGAAAATCATCTAATGAAATATTGTTAGGTGATTCTATTGGTCCTGATGAATATAGAATGTGGCCAAAGGTTGCATATCAAGTAGGTAAAATACAAGAAAGTTTTGACAAGCAACTTTTACGTGATTGGTTGGCAACACATGGGTATCAAAAAAAGTTTGAAGACGATAGAAATGCTGGTAAAGCACCAATAGCACCAGAATTGCCATCCGAACTATCGCATGAAATGTCATCTAGGTACATTACTGCATACGAACGTATTACTGGTAACTCACTTTAA
- a CDS encoding winged helix-turn-helix domain-containing protein — translation MSTLLQKEIKINRIVTTNIEQAKALDDPARIKILQILYHKQFSAEQIVEELHKTGYNKATTTIRHHLDVLKRAGLVEIVKMEEIRGAVMKFYGTSIKLLGYDVPPNFDSDYSKTIDDASITIQKMIKNIVQNNISKSKKKNIEKRTSAEQNYDQYLLIEIVNRALTKVLENHSSNFIQKK, via the coding sequence ATGTCGACCTTACTCCAAAAAGAAATCAAAATAAATAGAATCGTTACAACTAACATAGAGCAGGCAAAAGCACTAGATGACCCTGCAAGAATTAAGATCCTGCAAATTCTATATCATAAACAATTTTCTGCAGAACAAATAGTGGAAGAATTGCACAAAACTGGTTACAATAAAGCTACCACTACAATCAGACATCATTTGGATGTTTTAAAACGGGCAGGTCTTGTGGAAATTGTAAAAATGGAAGAAATTCGAGGAGCTGTAATGAAATTTTATGGAACATCAATTAAGCTTCTGGGATATGATGTACCTCCAAACTTTGATTCTGATTATTCTAAAACAATAGATGATGCATCTATAACGATACAAAAGATGATAAAAAATATTGTTCAAAATAATATATCAAAATCAAAAAAGAAAAATATTGAAAAACGTACTAGTGCAGAACAAAACTATGACCAATACCTCTTAATAGAAATAGTAAATAGGGCACTAACAAAAGTCTTAGAAAATCATAGTTCTAATTTTATACAAAAAAAGTAA
- a CDS encoding DUF371 domain-containing protein gives MHFEILFNGHKNIRSLHPKTIEITTEPNLTLNGDCIIGVEASCGCNDIPEQMKTLMLNSKSEIFFTISVKDVSFKVKGNGHENLILTNPHDIVIRKSSFICPRTLAINCDLASNSIPRQMIKTLQNPDSKGVFSIDIN, from the coding sequence ATGCATTTTGAGATCTTGTTTAACGGTCACAAAAATATTAGATCACTTCATCCAAAAACAATTGAGATAACAACAGAACCAAATCTTACATTAAATGGAGATTGTATCATTGGAGTTGAAGCATCTTGTGGTTGTAATGACATACCAGAACAAATGAAAACTCTTATGCTAAATTCTAAATCAGAAATTTTTTTTACAATATCAGTAAAAGATGTTTCCTTTAAGGTCAAAGGTAACGGCCATGAGAATTTAATTTTAACAAATCCTCATGACATTGTAATTAGAAAAAGCTCTTTTATCTGCCCTAGGACATTGGCAATTAATTGTGATCTGGCTTCAAATTCCATTCCTCGTCAAATGATCAAAACTCTACAAAATCCAGATTCAAAAGGAGTTTTTTCTATTGACATAAACTAG
- the psmA gene encoding archaeal proteasome endopeptidase complex subunit alpha produces the protein MLPAAAGYDRAITVFSPDGRLYQVEYAIETVRRGTLAIGIKCKDGIILAVEEKPRKLQNSEITQKIFQVDDHIGVAAAGYIPDARSQVDNARFFSQSNRMIYDEPIEVESVAKHLADQCQQFTQYAGVRPFGVALIIAGIDKSGSSVFLTDPSGTYISYDAVAIGSGSDQVTEYLEKYYKKDMSLEEAAELAIESIYLVSEEKEGTKHVKMAQILNNTKVLTKTLEKDIEKYAIKAKDSAAKRQK, from the coding sequence ATGTTACCAGCGGCTGCAGGTTATGATAGAGCAATTACTGTTTTTTCACCAGATGGAAGACTTTACCAGGTTGAATATGCAATTGAAACAGTAAGACGTGGAACACTTGCAATTGGGATAAAATGTAAAGATGGAATAATTCTTGCAGTTGAAGAAAAACCAAGAAAATTACAAAATTCAGAAATCACGCAAAAGATATTTCAAGTAGATGATCATATAGGAGTTGCTGCTGCAGGATACATTCCTGATGCTAGGTCACAAGTTGATAATGCAAGATTTTTTTCACAATCAAACAGAATGATTTATGATGAACCAATAGAGGTAGAATCAGTAGCAAAACATCTTGCAGATCAATGTCAACAATTCACTCAATATGCTGGAGTTAGGCCTTTTGGAGTGGCATTGATTATTGCTGGAATAGACAAGAGTGGAAGTTCAGTATTTCTGACTGATCCAAGTGGCACATACATCTCATACGATGCGGTTGCTATTGGTTCTGGTTCAGATCAGGTAACCGAATACCTAGAAAAATATTACAAAAAAGATATGTCATTAGAAGAAGCAGCAGAACTTGCCATTGAATCAATATATCTTGTAAGTGAAGAAAAAGAAGGTACAAAACATGTTAAAATGGCACAAATACTAAACAACACAAAGGTTCTAACAAAAACTTTAGAAAAAGATATTGAAAAATATGCTATAAAGGCAAAAGATTCTGCAGCTAAAAGACAAAAATAA
- a CDS encoding putative RNA uridine N3 methyltransferase, protein MKLSIAIPDSSVSDESTNLGKSTKISLIARACAIFRVQSIYIYHESSGSDSDRTLIRTILKYLETPQYLRRGLFQRISELRFAGSLSPLKIPHHSYTSDSRQVKAGDIREGMIVFARGKKSVDVGLEQLILYSGHDEVGKRVTMQFKAGYPELLAKQISRNEIKQYWGYEVKESANLRALLSGWNSNVILTSRKGKPIHKAQNYFDEISNNPVLVVFGTPERGIHEILGVSIKEIPKSQNLNFFPEQATETVRLEEAILGTLAILNVLTRK, encoded by the coding sequence TTGAAACTTTCAATTGCAATTCCAGATTCTTCAGTAAGTGATGAATCAACAAATCTTGGTAAATCAACAAAAATTTCTTTAATAGCTAGGGCATGTGCAATTTTTCGTGTACAATCTATTTACATTTATCATGAAAGCTCTGGAAGTGATAGCGATAGAACATTAATACGCACCATTTTAAAATATCTTGAAACACCGCAATATCTTAGAAGAGGACTTTTCCAAAGAATTTCAGAACTACGGTTTGCTGGAAGCTTAAGTCCATTAAAAATTCCACATCATTCTTACACATCAGATTCAAGACAAGTAAAAGCTGGAGACATAAGAGAAGGAATGATAGTTTTTGCAAGAGGTAAAAAATCTGTAGATGTAGGACTTGAACAACTCATTTTGTATTCTGGACATGATGAAGTAGGAAAAAGAGTCACAATGCAATTTAAGGCTGGATATCCAGAACTTTTGGCAAAGCAAATCTCTAGAAACGAAATTAAGCAATATTGGGGATATGAGGTAAAAGAAAGCGCAAATTTACGTGCACTTCTTTCTGGATGGAATTCTAATGTGATATTGACCTCAAGAAAAGGCAAACCCATACACAAAGCACAAAATTATTTCGATGAAATTTCAAATAATCCAGTACTGGTTGTGTTTGGTACTCCTGAACGAGGAATACATGAAATTCTTGGAGTGTCGATAAAAGAAATTCCAAAATCACAGAATCTTAATTTCTTTCCTGAACAGGCTACTGAAACTGTACGACTAGAAGAAGCAATCCTTGGTACTTTGGCGATCTTAAATGTTCTTACTCGCAAGTAA
- a CDS encoding 50S ribosomal protein L3, translated as MGHRKHSQPRRGSLAYLPRGRAKSMEARIRTWPQEEGDQPKLLAHAGFKAGCIRIASIDDRDKTPNFGKQLVSLGTVVVTPPIVIIGVRGYSKDRYGIDSSFDVYAKELPKELPRLFTAKSDEKSLEHAEKSLGRIDEIFAIAAILPGQAGIDQKKPYVFEIAVKGGDIQKQFAFVKDLLGKEVKVDQVFQKGADVDIAAITKGKGIEGPITRWGVKKKQHKSRKSVRALGTLGPISPATIMYTVPRAGQRGFHQRTQYNNRIMIMSNTQNSEFKINPAGGFKHFGLVEGDFVVIRGSIPGTYRRLVKLRSPMRHRTSKITQPKVLEIMI; from the coding sequence ATGGGCCATAGAAAACATAGTCAGCCAAGGCGAGGAAGTCTTGCATATCTTCCAAGAGGTAGAGCAAAGAGCATGGAAGCGAGAATTCGTACTTGGCCACAAGAAGAAGGCGATCAGCCAAAACTCTTGGCGCATGCTGGATTCAAAGCCGGTTGTATTAGAATAGCAAGTATTGATGATCGAGATAAAACTCCAAACTTTGGCAAACAACTTGTTAGCCTTGGAACCGTAGTTGTCACACCGCCAATTGTTATAATTGGAGTTAGAGGATATTCAAAAGATAGATACGGTATTGATTCTTCTTTTGATGTTTATGCAAAAGAATTACCAAAAGAATTGCCTAGGCTATTTACAGCAAAATCTGACGAAAAAAGTCTTGAACATGCAGAAAAATCACTTGGAAGAATTGATGAAATTTTTGCCATTGCAGCCATTTTGCCAGGACAAGCAGGTATTGATCAAAAAAAACCTTATGTTTTTGAGATAGCAGTAAAAGGTGGAGATATACAAAAACAATTTGCGTTTGTTAAAGATCTTTTAGGTAAAGAAGTTAAAGTTGATCAAGTTTTTCAAAAAGGCGCTGATGTTGATATTGCAGCCATAACAAAAGGTAAAGGAATTGAAGGCCCGATTACAAGATGGGGAGTAAAAAAGAAACAACACAAATCAAGAAAAAGTGTAAGAGCACTTGGTACATTAGGTCCAATTAGTCCGGCAACTATCATGTATACTGTTCCAAGAGCTGGTCAACGAGGTTTTCATCAAAGAACACAATACAACAATAGGATAATGATAATGAGTAACACACAAAATTCTGAATTCAAAATTAATCCTGCAGGAGGATTCAAACATTTTGGATTAGTAGAAGGAGATTTTGTTGTAATACGAGGTTCAATTCCAGGAACTTATAGAAGATTAGTTAAACTACGTTCTCCAATGCGTCACAGAACTTCTAAAATTACACAGCCAAAAGTTTTGGAGATAATGATATGA